A window of Mytilus edulis chromosome 10, xbMytEdul2.2, whole genome shotgun sequence contains these coding sequences:
- the LOC139491740 gene encoding uncharacterized protein, with protein MESKSDVELAIQALEDTEKLEVEYIKQLRMASLRLQNLQEDKNLESTLNEQNIYHLSRKIEERTAGNNKVNIHTATFQSNMNTLKEVLPKKRENKGRQTSHETDSGFGSVTSKVLNSNVMSGIQDTNPPRNEHQYCSEAEGESDDRKENDRDSDTEC; from the exons ATGGAGAGTAAAAGTGATGTTGAATTAGCTATCCAGGCATTGGAGGATACAGAAAAATTGGAAGtagaatatataaaacaattgcGTATGGCCAGTCTGCGTTTACAGAATTTGCAAGAGGACAAAAATCTGGAGTCAACActaaatgaacaaaatatttatcATCTCTCGAGGAAAATAGAGGAGAGAACAGCAGGTAACAACAAAGTGAACATTCATACAGCAACATTCCAAAGCAATATGAATACATTGAAAGAGGTTCTTCCTAAGAAACGTGAAAACAAAGGAA GGCAAACAAGTCACGAAACAGACAGTGGATTTGGCAGTGTAACGTCAAAGGTTCTTAACAGTA ATGTCATGAGTGGAATACAAGATACAAACCCACCAAGGAATGAACACCAGTATTGTTCAGAG GCGGAAGGAGAAAGTGATGATAGAAAAGAAAATGACAGGGATTCTGACACCGAATGTTGA